A single Ptiloglossa arizonensis isolate GNS036 chromosome 2, iyPtiAriz1_principal, whole genome shotgun sequence DNA region contains:
- the Not gene encoding ubiquitin carboxyl-terminal hydrolase nonstop → MSDHGCIHLNNFKAAKGIQPYKVIHSYFVTSTSTEARVRKAVSCLCHTCKTYKDRLHSCLHCIFFGCYVKGHIQEHAKTKKHFLAVDLCYGNILCFQCGDYVYDRELLAVAKAQWSESAKSLSFGEFYRAWEPTQIEADLLRKHPRRRRVVENSTIGLRGLINLGSTCFMNCIVQALIHTPLLRDYFLADRHHCPQPTRCLVCEVSHLFQEFYSGSKAPLTLHKLLHLIWTHARHLAGYEQQDAHEFFIATLDVLHRHCEAAPILVKDNPHHCNCIIDQIFTGGLQSDVVCQACNGVSTTIDPFWDISLDLGPAASASGSDSSGPPTSLLDCLERFTRAEHLGSSAKIKCSNCQTYQESTKQLTMKQLPIVASFHLKRFEHSSIQDKKISTFISFPEQLDMTPFMSHRRNGNNNSAMMDGLPKNGEDMAFSDNRYSLFAVINHEGSLETGHYTAFIRQQRDQWFKCDDHLITRARLKDVLTSEGYLLFYHKQILEYGRNNKV, encoded by the exons ATGAGCGACCATGGCTGCATACACTTGAATAATTTCAAAGCAGCCAAGGGTATCCAGCCGTACAAAGTGATACACTCCTATTTCGTGACCAGCACGTCGACCGAGGCACGCGTAAGAAAG GCCGTAAGCTGCTTGTGTCACacatgtaaaacgtacaaagaCCGCCTTCATTCTTGTCTTCATTGTATATTCTTTGGCTGCTATGTAAAAGGTCACATACAGGAACATGCAAAgacaaaaaaacattttttag CTGTTGATCTCTGTTATGGAAATATTTTGTGCTTCCAATGTGGTGATTATGTATACGATAGAGAATTATTGGCAGTTGCCAAAGCTCAATGGAGCGAGTCAGCAAAATCCCTAAGCTTTGGAGAATTTTATCGAGCATGGGAACCAACGCAAATAGAGGCAGACttattgagaaaacatccacgCAGAAGGCGTGTTGTTGAAAATTCTACTATAG GTCTAAGAGGACTTATAAATCTTGGAAGTACATGTTTCATGAATTGCATTGTACAAGCACTCATACATACACCACTATTAAGAGATTATTTCCTCGCTGACCGTCATCACTGCCCACAACCCACTCGCTGCCTGGTCTGCGAAGTGTCCCATCTTTTTCAGGAATTTTATTCCGGTAGTAAAGCACCATTGACCCTTCATAAGCTTCTTCATTTGATATGGACACATGCCAGGCATTTAGCGGGTTATGAACAGCAGGATGCCCATGAATTCTTTATAGCTACACTCGACGTTTTACATAGGCATTGCGAAGCAGCGCCGATTTTAGTAAAAGATAATCCACATCATTGTAATTGTATTATCGATCAAATCTTTACTGGTGGGCTTCAAAGCGACGTGGTTTGTCAAGCGTGCAA tgGAGTATCAACCACAATAGATCCGTTTTGGGATATATCATTGGATTTGGGTCCAGCTGCTAGTGCGTCGGGTTCTGATAGTTCTGGTCCTCCTACCTCATTATTAGATTGTCTGGAAAGGTTTACGCGTGCAGAACATTTGGGATCTAGCGCGAAAATAAAGTGCAGCAATTGTCAAACTTATCAAGAGAGCACCAAGCAATTGACGATGAAACAGCTCCCAATTGTGGCCAGTTTTCACTTGAAACGATTCGAGCACTCTAGCATCCAGGACAAGAAGATTTCCACATTCATCTCATTTCCAGAACAATTAGACATGACTCCTTTTATGTCGCACAGACGAAACGGTAACAATAACAGTGCGATGATGGATGGGCTACCAAAGAATGGAGAAGACATGGCATTCAGCGACAATAGATATTCATTGTTTGCGGTGATAAATCATGAGGGTTCTTTGGAAACTGGACACTACACTGCTTTTATACGGCAGCAAAGAGATCAATGGTTTAAATGCGACGATCATTTGATTACAAGAGCAAGATTAAAAGACGTCTTGACTAGCGAGGG GTATCTTCTTTTTTATCATAAACAAATTTTGGAGTATGGTCGAAACAACAAGGTGTAA
- the LOC143143352 gene encoding dopaminechrome tautomerase, with product MKTLTVLLLLVTVTTCHPPFKVIFRWYSVDVMWPSDEVRQYAINHGDYIPANNYLACVKFWKTRMYLTVPRWKEGVPVTLGTTFAVAVNRQTAPKLEAFPSWDMQKIDDCRAFQFVQNVEIDPMGRMWVLDSGRTATMTTEKKTGCPPRLVILELEKNETLLIHEFPPHVARRGTAYLNDIVLDHEDGGLAYITDSDKDDPGIIVYSLANNTSWKVRHDSMKVEAEAAKFMVHKTPVNVPIPVNGIALSPASNNDRQLYYSPLSSFHLYSIPTSALKSNVSNIDSFVKELGRKSSQSDGMTMSATGVLYFGLLADDAVSMWDTKQSASFSTGMRVISRDHERLQWPDTFAFDEDGNLHCITNSLQNFLVSRVNITASNFRILQSKPGVKNYQYLEDGTAPEQPEIPASTANRINLGVAMGLAVLLAIVAQ from the coding sequence ATGAAGACATTGACGGTTCTCTTGCTCCTGGTCACCGTGACGACGTGCCATCCGCCGTTTAAAGTGATCTTCCGATGGTACTCGGTCGACGTGATGTGGCCGTCGGACGAGGTACGTCAGTACGCGATCAACCACGGCGATTATATTCCGGCTAACAACTACCTAGCGTGTGTAAAGTTCTGGAAGACCAGGATGTATCTGACGGTGCCCCGCTGGAAGGAGGGTGTACCGGTCACATTGGGTACGACGTTCGCGGTTGCGGTGAATCGACAAACAGCCCCCAAGTTGGAGGCCTTCCCCAGCTGGGACATGCAGAAGATCGACGATTGCAGAGCGTTCCAATTTGTGCAGAACGTGGAGATCGATCCCATGGGTCGTATGTGGGTGCTCGATTCCGGACGAACGGCAACGATGACCACGGAGAAGAAGACCGGTTGTCCGCCGCGACTCGTAATCCTGGAATTGGAAAAGAACGAGACACTACTGATACACGAATTCCCGCCACACGTGGCGCGGCGCGGTACCGCTTATCTGAACGATATCGTCCTGGACCACGAGGACGGTGGCCTAGCGTACATTACCGACAGCGACAAGGACGATCCGGGGATAATCGTTTACTCTCTCGCGAACAACACTTCCTGGAAGGTCAGACACGACTCCATGAAAGTGGAAGCGGAAGCCGCGAAGTTCATGGTACACAAAACACCGGTCAATGTACCGATCCCTGTGAACGGGATCGCTTTATCGCCGGCCAGCAACAACGACAGACAATTATACTACTCGCCGTTGTCCTCGTTTCATCTGTACTCGATACCTACGTCGGCGTTGAAGAGCAACGTGAGCAACATCGACAGTTTCGTGAAGGAGCTCGGCAGGAAGAGCTCACAGTCGGACGGTATGACGATGTCCGCGACCGGGGTGCTGTACTTCGGGCTGTTGGCCGACGACGCCGTGAGCATGTGGGACACCAAGCAGTCCGCGTCGTTCAGCACCGGGATGAGGGTGATCTCCAGGGATCACGAGAGGTTGCAGTGGCCGGACACGTTCGCGTTCGACGAGGATGGTAACCTCCACTGTATCACCAATTCGCTGCAGAACTTTTTGGTCTCGCGCGTCAACATCACCGCATCGAACTTTAGGATTCTCCAGTCGAAACCCGGGGTGAAGAATTATCAGTACCTCGAGGACGGAACCGCGCCGGAGCAGCCGGAGATACCCGCTTCGACCGCTAACAGGATTAACCTCGGCGTAGCTATGGGATTAGCCGTTCTGTTGGCCATCGTAGCGCAGTAA